A part of Luteolibacter flavescens genomic DNA contains:
- a CDS encoding class I SAM-dependent methyltransferase → MNPCTPLQERLLFLQKFLSAPLSTGSIVPSSRHLTREMLKPIDWQSSRHIAELGAGTGVFTREIHRRRDPGCRVYIFERDEMLRQRLQLELPDFSFHPDACDIHLLPREDTAPLLDGVISGLPFANFPPFLRDLILDNVRSALKPSGKFVAFQYSLRLKSRLEQRFERVTTSLVPLNVPPAFVHVCEGPRGN, encoded by the coding sequence GTGAACCCCTGCACGCCACTCCAAGAGCGCCTGCTATTCCTCCAGAAATTCCTCTCGGCACCGCTGAGCACCGGCAGCATCGTGCCGAGCTCCCGCCACCTCACCCGGGAGATGCTCAAGCCGATCGACTGGCAGAGCTCCCGCCACATCGCCGAGCTCGGCGCGGGCACCGGCGTCTTCACCCGTGAGATCCACCGCCGCCGCGATCCCGGCTGCCGCGTCTACATCTTCGAGCGGGACGAGATGCTCCGCCAGCGCCTGCAGCTCGAGCTGCCGGACTTCTCCTTCCACCCGGACGCCTGCGACATCCACCTGCTGCCGCGGGAGGACACCGCGCCGCTCCTCGACGGCGTCATCTCCGGCCTCCCCTTTGCCAACTTCCCGCCCTTCCTCCGCGACCTGATCCTGGACAACGTCCGCTCCGCCCTGAAGCCGAGCGGCAAATTCGTCGCCTTCCAGTATTCACTCCGGCTGAAGTCCCGGCTCGAGCAACGCTTCGAACGCGTCACCACCTCCCTCGTCCCCCTCAACGTCCCCCCCGCCTTCGTCCACGTCTGCGAAGGCCCGCGGGGAAATTGA